From Synoicihabitans lomoniglobus, the proteins below share one genomic window:
- a CDS encoding neutral/alkaline non-lysosomal ceramidase N-terminal domain-containing protein → MTLPSIRFNRNRRRLVVATAVCSLLAGTVRGGPLRAAAVTIDITPDQPKMLGGYGPRESTGVHDPIHHRVLVLNDGEHEWVLASSEFCVMSPELYETAAVRLATEQGVDRLGFWWTLTHTHSAPEIGPPGMAEVYLPDRYDHAVDETYTTEIVDALLAAIAEARAKVQPARIGWGWGESRANINRRARDVDGSVRLGMNPDGPVDRRIGLLRVESTSGDLIAHVANYAIHGTVLGGQSKVISGDAPGVVSAYVEAQTGAPMLFVNGAAGDVAPLYSVYPNPRAGHLSEFRFLLGDRILSAAAEIAVKHSEVHLDLEEIVVDLPGRSGLELTESLQVFGGRDSAGKESVRLPVRLLRFGEDVAIWSAPLELFSEVALEVRARSSAEHTFYFGYTNGWLGYLLTDEELPLGGYEPRVSPFGPGAAPKLAHQVSQYLEGDSN, encoded by the coding sequence ATGACCCTACCCTCAATTCGTTTTAACCGGAATCGTCGCCGTTTGGTCGTGGCGACGGCGGTGTGTTCGTTGCTGGCCGGCACGGTTCGAGGCGGCCCATTGCGCGCGGCGGCCGTGACGATCGATATCACGCCCGACCAGCCCAAAATGTTGGGTGGCTACGGTCCGCGCGAGTCGACGGGCGTGCACGACCCGATTCATCACCGCGTGTTGGTTTTGAATGATGGCGAACACGAATGGGTGCTGGCCTCGTCGGAATTCTGCGTCATGTCGCCCGAACTTTATGAAACGGCGGCCGTCCGGCTGGCCACCGAACAGGGCGTGGACCGGTTGGGATTTTGGTGGACACTCACGCACACGCACTCCGCGCCCGAGATCGGTCCGCCCGGCATGGCGGAAGTGTATTTGCCCGATAGATACGACCATGCCGTGGACGAGACGTATACCACCGAGATCGTCGACGCGCTGCTGGCGGCGATCGCCGAGGCGAGAGCCAAGGTGCAACCGGCTCGGATCGGTTGGGGCTGGGGCGAGTCCCGAGCCAACATCAACCGACGGGCCCGCGATGTCGACGGCTCCGTGCGACTGGGCATGAATCCGGATGGTCCCGTCGATCGTCGGATCGGCTTGTTGCGGGTGGAGTCGACGTCCGGAGATTTGATCGCCCATGTGGCCAATTACGCGATCCATGGCACCGTGCTTGGTGGGCAAAGCAAAGTGATCAGCGGGGATGCTCCCGGGGTCGTGTCCGCCTACGTGGAAGCGCAAACGGGGGCGCCGATGTTGTTCGTCAACGGAGCGGCGGGCGATGTGGCACCGCTCTACTCGGTCTATCCCAATCCCCGGGCGGGACACCTGAGCGAGTTTCGTTTTTTGCTGGGCGATCGTATTCTGTCCGCCGCGGCCGAAATCGCGGTCAAACACAGCGAAGTGCATTTGGACCTGGAGGAGATTGTGGTGGACCTGCCAGGTCGATCCGGACTGGAACTCACGGAATCACTGCAAGTATTCGGGGGGCGGGATTCGGCTGGAAAGGAATCGGTGAGGCTGCCGGTGCGTCTGTTGCGTTTCGGCGAGGATGTGGCGATCTGGTCCGCTCCGCTCGAGCTCTTCAGTGAGGTCGCGTTGGAGGTGAGGGCGCGATCCTCCGCGGAGCACACCTTCTATTTTGGCTATACCAACGGTTGGTTGGGCTACCTGCTCACCGATGAAGAACTGCCCTTGGGCGGCTACGAACCGCGCGTTTCCCCATTTGGTCCCGGAGCTGCCCCGAAACTCGCCCATCAGGTTTCCCAATATTTGGAAGGCGATTCGAACTAG
- a CDS encoding sulfatase family protein, producing the protein MNRPDILYLVTDQQRFDTIRALGNASIHTPNLDRLAVRGLTFNQAYSPCPVCVPARYVMRTGCQPATTGFSELWRDRQFTESSVRERCGPYLAERMSDLGYRTFGIGKFHTDPWDEDLGYEDYLQTWEHFGSPEMREADPYARWLGVNHPTFDYLEALYGERSEMYYVPQTRPLPAELCAESWCTDRAIERINVGPSDDSRPFFGMVSFIGPHPPFAPPLPFNRMYDPDQMPSPICGDRTEDHRDEQIPWMNQIIWAEGISDPLARILKARYYGEISFIDRCLGRILDEVEARPDPDNVLICFCSDHGDHLGDHHGWQKESFFDASARIPFLVSWPARLPRNERRDDLVSLTDLFGLATGAAGNPEPREGIDLLSTIQDARHGRDMLFGTHSEPGGERFKIMVRDPRWKYIFMANGGYEQLFNLRYDPHELHNRITTEPTHASRLKEAAQNHCRQGSARDAVDDRGELRRFPFKARQTAAPYGTGNRVLQFDLSRGIRGFSSPAESHRDPG; encoded by the coding sequence TTGAACCGACCCGACATTCTTTACCTGGTCACCGATCAGCAGCGTTTCGATACCATCCGCGCGCTGGGAAACGCCTCGATCCACACCCCAAATCTCGATCGCCTCGCCGTGCGCGGGCTGACCTTCAACCAGGCCTATTCGCCGTGCCCGGTTTGCGTCCCCGCCCGCTACGTGATGCGCACGGGCTGCCAGCCCGCCACCACCGGTTTCTCAGAGCTTTGGCGGGATCGTCAGTTCACGGAGAGTAGCGTGCGCGAGCGCTGTGGTCCCTACCTGGCCGAACGCATGAGCGATCTCGGGTATCGCACCTTCGGGATCGGGAAATTTCACACCGATCCGTGGGACGAAGACCTCGGCTACGAGGACTACCTGCAAACGTGGGAACACTTCGGGAGTCCGGAGATGCGCGAGGCCGATCCTTACGCGCGATGGCTCGGGGTAAACCATCCCACCTTCGACTACCTCGAGGCGCTCTATGGTGAAAGAAGCGAGATGTATTACGTTCCCCAAACGCGTCCCCTCCCGGCCGAGCTCTGCGCGGAATCGTGGTGCACCGACCGCGCCATCGAGCGGATCAATGTGGGTCCATCCGACGACTCACGACCATTTTTCGGCATGGTTTCCTTCATCGGCCCCCACCCCCCGTTTGCACCTCCGTTGCCATTCAATCGCATGTATGATCCCGACCAGATGCCATCGCCCATCTGCGGTGATCGAACCGAAGACCATCGGGACGAACAAATACCGTGGATGAATCAGATCATCTGGGCCGAGGGAATCAGCGATCCGTTGGCCAGAATCTTGAAGGCACGCTACTACGGCGAGATCTCGTTCATCGATCGCTGCCTCGGCAGGATTCTCGACGAGGTGGAGGCGAGACCGGATCCCGATAATGTGCTCATCTGTTTCTGCTCCGACCACGGTGACCATTTGGGCGATCACCACGGTTGGCAAAAAGAGAGTTTCTTCGACGCGTCCGCTCGCATCCCGTTTCTCGTAAGTTGGCCCGCCCGCCTGCCTCGCAATGAACGCCGGGACGACCTCGTATCGCTCACCGATCTCTTCGGTCTGGCGACCGGCGCGGCGGGGAATCCCGAACCGCGTGAAGGCATCGATTTGCTTTCCACGATTCAGGACGCCCGCCACGGCCGCGATATGCTCTTCGGCACCCACAGCGAACCGGGCGGGGAGCGCTTCAAGATCATGGTCCGCGACCCGCGTTGGAAATACATCTTCATGGCAAACGGCGGCTACGAGCAGTTGTTCAATCTGCGGTACGATCCTCATGAGCTGCACAATCGCATCACGACGGAACCCACCCACGCCTCCCGACTCAAGGAAGCGGCGCAAAACCATTGCCGCCAAGGCAGCGCCCGGGACGCCGTGGACGACCGGGGAGAGCTGCGCCGTTTTCCCTTTAAGGCCCGTCAAACCGCCGCGCCCTACGGCACCGGAAACCGTGTCCTCCAATTCGACCTCTCCCGCGGAATCCGCGGCTTTTCTTCCCCCGCAGAATCTCACCGTGACCCGGGTTAG
- a CDS encoding sialate O-acetylesterase: protein MTARHFLLCLACLCGVQLCLADTLLPAVFSDHMVLQRNQPCRVWGWDDAGQPVTVSFAGQTHRTVSGDDGRWQVNLEPTAASSAPRVLRISGTTEVKINDVLVGEVWLCAGQSNMALALHKTWSGDLSALAAGNAQLRLLRVPHVGSPELKRDFEGQWEHALPATAANFSAVGYHFGEHLQRILGVPVGLIDNSWGGSAIETWISRAAAEAHPPFADRVDELVKLETYHQSAAAWEDYENQKCQWPAERERAIAEGRYPPPAPQTPDQWLTGNKRLGNGFGGSVHPLLGYGIRGVIWYQGESNAGRAADYYDQFPFLIEQWRSEWGQGNFPFYWVQLPGFIGFTPDTSAPGDAAWAELREAQTRAQTLPHTGQAVTIDLGEGNDIHPRLKLPVAQRLLRLALHHDYGFKDLSYRSPEYRDHAINGDRVTISFDCFGSSLRTINTADVQGFAICGEDQIWHWAEAEIVGDSQVKVWAPGVDGPVAVRYAWSNNPPANLITTDGLPATPFRTDDFPLSTRSVSKN, encoded by the coding sequence GTGACTGCCCGACATTTCCTGCTCTGTCTCGCCTGCCTTTGCGGGGTCCAACTCTGCTTGGCTGACACGCTGCTTCCCGCCGTCTTCAGCGACCACATGGTTTTGCAACGCAACCAACCGTGTCGCGTGTGGGGTTGGGACGATGCCGGCCAACCGGTGACCGTTTCCTTCGCCGGTCAAACCCACCGCACTGTGTCCGGTGACGACGGCCGTTGGCAGGTGAACCTGGAGCCCACGGCCGCGTCATCCGCCCCGCGAGTTCTGCGCATCAGCGGCACCACGGAAGTCAAAATCAACGACGTGTTGGTCGGCGAAGTCTGGCTCTGCGCCGGCCAGTCGAACATGGCGCTGGCATTGCACAAAACGTGGAGTGGCGACCTCTCCGCTCTCGCTGCCGGTAACGCCCAACTTCGTCTGCTACGGGTGCCCCACGTGGGCAGCCCGGAACTCAAACGCGATTTCGAGGGCCAATGGGAACACGCCCTGCCGGCAACCGCAGCCAACTTCAGCGCAGTCGGCTATCACTTCGGGGAACACCTGCAGCGCATCTTGGGGGTGCCGGTCGGCCTGATCGACAACTCCTGGGGTGGATCAGCGATTGAGACTTGGATTAGCCGCGCGGCCGCCGAAGCGCACCCTCCGTTCGCTGATCGGGTCGACGAGCTGGTCAAACTCGAGACCTACCACCAATCCGCGGCCGCTTGGGAGGATTACGAAAACCAAAAATGCCAATGGCCCGCCGAACGCGAGCGAGCCATCGCGGAGGGTCGATACCCTCCGCCAGCACCGCAGACTCCGGATCAATGGCTCACCGGCAATAAGCGCCTCGGCAACGGCTTTGGGGGATCCGTGCACCCGCTCTTGGGTTACGGCATCCGCGGCGTGATTTGGTATCAAGGCGAGTCAAACGCCGGCCGCGCGGCCGACTACTACGACCAGTTCCCCTTCCTGATTGAGCAGTGGCGGAGCGAGTGGGGACAGGGGAACTTCCCCTTCTACTGGGTTCAGCTGCCCGGCTTCATCGGTTTCACGCCCGACACGTCTGCTCCCGGCGATGCCGCCTGGGCCGAGTTACGGGAAGCCCAGACCCGCGCTCAAACGCTGCCGCACACGGGCCAGGCGGTCACCATCGACCTTGGTGAAGGCAACGATATTCACCCCCGCCTCAAACTGCCCGTCGCGCAGCGGCTTCTTCGTCTGGCACTCCATCACGACTACGGTTTCAAGGACCTGTCGTATCGAAGCCCCGAATACCGCGACCATGCCATCAACGGCGATCGCGTCACGATTTCCTTCGACTGCTTTGGCAGCAGCCTGCGCACGATCAATACTGCGGATGTCCAAGGTTTCGCGATCTGCGGGGAAGACCAAATCTGGCACTGGGCGGAGGCCGAAATTGTCGGGGATTCCCAAGTCAAAGTCTGGGCACCGGGCGTGGACGGCCCCGTTGCGGTCCGCTACGCTTGGTCGAACAATCCGCCGGCCAATCTTATTACTACAGACGGCTTGCCGGCCACCCCGTTTCGCACGGACGATTTCCCGCTTTCCACGCGTTCGGTGAGCAAAAACTAG
- a CDS encoding AraC family transcriptional regulator: MIQHDHSFHEIVIVTAGSAMQSTAEGHEQLQEGTALILQPESSHSYKRSSGFNVVNIYYLAEWFLTDVNALRGVDHLFSLFFGSALFEKKLAAPIVRLDLNAVEFARLKLELQQMIQGEQDKRSLLYREACFLKILDDLANAYGRRFGRDRTRPVRNEVIRGLEVIERQAYKGGFHIAEVSRQAGLSINQFERLFRNHTGMKPIDYFQKMRLNHACRRLLNSGASIAEVAYEFNYSDAAHLNRYFRRFLSMTPGQYRQQYGVS; the protein is encoded by the coding sequence GTGATTCAGCACGATCACTCGTTTCACGAGATCGTCATTGTGACTGCAGGATCCGCCATGCAGTCCACCGCCGAAGGGCATGAACAGTTGCAGGAAGGAACCGCCCTCATCCTTCAACCCGAGTCGTCGCACAGCTACAAACGAAGCAGCGGGTTCAACGTCGTAAACATCTACTATCTAGCGGAGTGGTTCCTCACCGACGTGAATGCACTGCGCGGTGTCGATCACCTGTTTTCCCTCTTCTTTGGCTCCGCCCTTTTCGAAAAAAAATTGGCGGCGCCCATCGTGCGCCTCGATCTCAACGCGGTGGAATTTGCACGACTCAAGTTGGAACTCCAACAAATGATCCAAGGGGAACAGGACAAGCGCTCACTACTGTATCGGGAAGCGTGTTTCCTCAAGATTCTGGATGATCTGGCTAATGCCTACGGTCGCCGCTTCGGGCGAGACCGGACCCGCCCCGTCCGCAATGAGGTCATCCGCGGCCTGGAGGTCATCGAACGCCAAGCCTACAAGGGTGGCTTTCATATTGCCGAAGTTTCGCGCCAAGCCGGTCTTTCAATCAACCAGTTTGAACGTCTTTTTCGAAATCACACGGGGATGAAACCGATCGACTATTTTCAGAAGATGCGGCTCAATCACGCCTGTCGTCGGCTGCTCAATTCAGGAGCCTCCATCGCAGAGGTGGCCTATGAATTCAACTACTCGGACGCGGCGCATCTGAATCGCTATTTCCGCCGATTTCTCAGCATGACCCCCGGCCAGTATCGCCAACAATACGGAGTCAGCTAG
- a CDS encoding TonB-dependent receptor plug domain-containing protein gives MNIPRSKSVLFRGACCATTLFALQTSLLAQTTSSTGQTGEDEDEIVVLSPFEVSGERDSGYQVGDTLAGSRLRMKLSDVGAAVSVVNEQFMLDTGSTSVEDILIYTPGTETGGVGGNFSGVSLGSGGFSDAGEYLLEPQRSTRVRGLNGADLTRDFFPTDIPMDAYNTSRVDISRGANSILFGLGSPAGIINNQLRTPNMAKDGYSLTHEYARFDSHRVVVDLNKAIPEANLAIRVIGLLDHENFQQKPAYENDERLFASLSWEPHLVRNGFTQLSFHYEDGEIDANRPRPTPPIDGVTAWFDVLNKLELDPARTSEINTNPFLFAHLDAAGRSFSQPTAVFTDPASGAQGGAGTPEIMQTRGGDPYTQWWAVAGYAAKSGLPNHFLNQLYAPAGEAFGGLWRNQEIMDPSIFNFYDILLDGPNKREGRDFSALNATARQTFLQDAFGFEVSYDRQSYNAEQFYNALSYTENWIRVDMQTKLVDGSPNPNFGRPFVASDSGGNSFREKEREFTRATVFADLDFSEKDGLLRHLGRHVFTGSYGKQTAETFDRYYNGYGYTLDTNRYGSDPVQGASFPGYQTWAGIHYLGPSIAGLSRAPGANIGGIVADQTPAKTATGLIYNSLIGSWDRVPLTIIDSNSDLDKLYTNANKSSDETESFAAVWQTYLFSDHVVGLLGWREDEFSLYDAGGPPNIPVTGQTDPFDPNWTLPETPNIYAKDSAVSWSVVAHSPDFINRLFPAGTRFSLAYSESENFRPSAVVTNVYGQQFDPPSGLTEDTSFSVSLADGKFLAKVTKYRTTQSNDQATFYPVFWAGNDVVRAMNGLKNGAFNSEVVVNRWFGFEPGDSNYLPLRSGLSDPAQANVPNPSRTAAEQAFAQQWFAARTPEEWLRPVDPLLAEGWQFTQNPGNGNWSATMPPNSGNVADIVSEGWEFEVTYNPTRNWRMIFNAAKTEAVRSNVGADLTAFVEANRSLFEDGDGHLATSVREQEGLEDILHFNGFGPNSLGGRYQTEILIPYLNALASNGSTVQELREWRFNFITTYDFREGILNGFTVGGAARWQDEGAIGYTPTQNQAGVWINDITKPIYATDQLDFDFWLGYQRKILNDRATWRIQLNVRDAFGGNELIAVAAQPNGQTASARIATPQRWSISNTFTF, from the coding sequence ATGAACATACCCCGATCCAAATCTGTTTTGTTTCGTGGCGCGTGTTGCGCCACTACTTTGTTTGCTCTGCAAACTTCTCTGCTTGCTCAAACCACGTCATCGACTGGTCAAACCGGGGAGGACGAAGACGAGATTGTCGTGCTTTCTCCGTTCGAAGTCAGTGGCGAACGCGACAGCGGCTATCAGGTGGGCGACACCTTGGCCGGCTCGCGTTTGCGGATGAAGCTCTCCGATGTTGGAGCAGCGGTAAGTGTCGTGAACGAACAGTTCATGTTGGATACCGGGTCTACCTCCGTTGAGGATATTTTGATCTACACGCCCGGGACTGAGACCGGTGGAGTGGGAGGTAACTTCTCCGGCGTGAGTTTAGGCAGTGGTGGATTTTCCGATGCCGGTGAATACTTGCTTGAGCCGCAGCGATCGACGCGGGTGCGCGGGCTCAACGGCGCGGATCTCACACGGGATTTTTTCCCGACCGACATCCCAATGGATGCCTACAATACGTCTCGGGTTGATATCTCACGCGGTGCCAACAGTATTCTTTTTGGGTTGGGCAGTCCGGCTGGCATCATCAACAACCAGCTGCGCACGCCCAACATGGCGAAGGACGGTTATTCGCTCACGCATGAATACGCTCGCTTTGACTCCCACCGGGTCGTCGTCGATCTGAACAAGGCGATTCCAGAGGCCAACCTAGCGATTCGGGTTATCGGGTTGCTCGATCACGAGAATTTCCAGCAGAAGCCCGCCTATGAAAACGACGAGCGGCTGTTTGCGTCGCTCAGCTGGGAACCGCATTTGGTGCGGAATGGCTTTACGCAATTGAGCTTCCACTATGAGGACGGAGAGATCGACGCCAACCGGCCTCGACCAACCCCGCCGATCGATGGGGTGACGGCTTGGTTTGATGTTCTCAACAAGCTAGAACTCGATCCCGCGAGAACGAGCGAGATCAATACCAACCCCTTTCTTTTCGCGCATCTCGACGCGGCCGGGCGATCCTTCAGCCAGCCCACGGCGGTCTTCACCGACCCCGCCTCGGGCGCACAAGGTGGGGCCGGGACACCGGAGATCATGCAGACTCGGGGCGGCGATCCGTATACGCAGTGGTGGGCGGTGGCGGGTTATGCCGCCAAGAGCGGACTTCCGAACCACTTCCTCAATCAGCTCTACGCGCCGGCGGGTGAAGCCTTTGGTGGGCTCTGGCGGAATCAGGAAATCATGGATCCCTCGATCTTCAATTTCTACGACATTCTGCTGGATGGTCCGAACAAGAGGGAAGGGCGCGATTTTTCGGCGTTGAACGCGACGGCGCGTCAGACCTTCCTGCAGGACGCTTTCGGGTTCGAAGTCTCTTATGACCGTCAGTCGTATAACGCCGAACAGTTCTACAACGCCCTGAGCTACACCGAGAATTGGATTCGGGTCGATATGCAGACCAAGTTGGTCGATGGCTCGCCCAACCCGAACTTTGGTCGACCCTTTGTTGCCTCCGACTCCGGCGGTAACAGCTTCCGCGAGAAGGAACGTGAGTTTACCCGCGCCACGGTGTTTGCCGATCTGGATTTTTCCGAGAAGGACGGTTTGCTTCGTCACTTGGGGCGGCATGTTTTCACCGGTTCCTATGGCAAGCAGACCGCGGAAACCTTTGACCGCTACTACAACGGCTACGGTTACACCCTCGATACGAACCGGTATGGCAGCGATCCGGTGCAAGGAGCTTCATTTCCTGGGTATCAAACCTGGGCGGGAATCCATTACCTCGGGCCGTCCATCGCGGGTCTGAGCCGAGCGCCGGGGGCCAACATTGGCGGAATCGTGGCTGATCAGACGCCGGCCAAAACCGCGACAGGTCTGATTTACAACAGTCTGATCGGTTCCTGGGACCGGGTGCCGTTGACCATCATCGATTCGAACAGCGACCTCGATAAGCTCTACACCAACGCCAACAAGAGCTCGGATGAAACCGAGAGCTTCGCCGCCGTGTGGCAGACCTATTTGTTCAGTGACCACGTGGTCGGACTGCTGGGCTGGCGTGAGGACGAATTCTCGCTCTACGATGCTGGCGGTCCGCCGAATATTCCGGTGACCGGACAAACGGATCCGTTTGATCCGAATTGGACCCTGCCCGAAACTCCGAACATCTACGCCAAGGATTCGGCCGTGTCGTGGAGTGTGGTCGCCCACTCTCCGGATTTCATCAACCGGCTGTTCCCGGCCGGAACGCGTTTCAGCCTCGCCTACAGCGAATCAGAGAATTTTCGCCCGTCCGCCGTGGTGACCAATGTCTACGGCCAGCAATTCGACCCGCCCTCGGGTTTGACCGAGGACACTTCGTTTTCGGTGTCACTCGCGGATGGCAAGTTCCTCGCGAAAGTAACGAAATACCGCACCACTCAGTCCAACGACCAAGCCACGTTTTATCCGGTTTTTTGGGCGGGCAACGATGTCGTTCGGGCCATGAACGGTCTTAAGAACGGGGCCTTCAACAGTGAAGTGGTGGTCAATCGCTGGTTCGGTTTCGAACCCGGGGACTCCAACTATCTCCCGCTCCGCTCTGGTCTGTCGGATCCGGCCCAGGCCAACGTTCCCAACCCGAGCCGCACCGCCGCTGAGCAGGCTTTCGCCCAGCAGTGGTTCGCGGCGCGCACGCCGGAGGAGTGGTTGCGCCCGGTTGATCCGCTGCTGGCCGAGGGGTGGCAGTTCACGCAGAACCCCGGTAATGGCAATTGGTCGGCCACGATGCCGCCCAACTCGGGCAATGTCGCCGACATCGTGTCCGAGGGCTGGGAGTTTGAGGTCACCTACAATCCAACTCGCAATTGGCGCATGATCTTCAATGCCGCCAAAACCGAGGCGGTGAGGTCCAACGTGGGGGCTGATCTCACGGCCTTCGTTGAGGCCAACCGATCGCTCTTTGAAGATGGCGACGGCCACTTGGCCACCTCCGTGCGGGAGCAGGAAGGTTTGGAGGATATTTTGCACTTCAATGGCTTCGGTCCCAACAGCTTGGGGGGGCGTTATCAAACCGAGATTTTGATCCCTTACCTCAACGCCTTGGCCAGCAATGGCTCGACGGTGCAGGAATTACGCGAATGGCGCTTTAACTTTATCACCACGTATGATTTCCGCGAAGGGATTCTCAACGGGTTCACCGTGGGCGGAGCGGCCCGTTGGCAGGATGAGGGGGCGATCGGTTACACCCCGACCCAAAATCAAGCCGGCGTTTGGATCAACGACATCACCAAGCCGATCTACGCGACGGACCAGTTGGACTTCGACTTCTGGTTGGGCTACCAGCGCAAGATCCTGAATGACCGGGCAACCTGGCGCATCCAACTGAATGTCCGGGATGCGTTCGGTGGCAATGAACTCATCGCGGTCGCCGCCCAGCCCAACGGTCAGACGGCGTCGGCGCGCATCGCGACCCCTCAGCGGTGGTCCATCTCCAACACGTTCACCTTCTAA
- a CDS encoding sulfatase-like hydrolase/transferase, protein MNHPAPPLSFLRYLLVTVMLGIPLAAQAGTSPKTLSAQPNIVLIMADDLSAKEFQLYGGPIQTPNLERLAHGGMFYQAAWSTPLCGPSRAMLMTGRYPFRTGFYHNQVKPPDADLWHHNILLPQLLGRAGYHTAMFGKNHFGGDARSDYGFDESLTVEDWPGYDGPSQGLPNASDAGMYSVQWYWHPALLHNGEGIPTGPKDFGPDIEVDHIVEFIGANKHRPFFVYYPTNLPHQNYVPSRGRWAYTDVPERDADGKLTGQRIEGSLESNAAYVDHLVGRIVAAVSEAGLAEQTIIMFVTDNGTAGYGKNHLETDKAVHVPLIVNAPGMIPPTGYVDTLVDFTDFLPTLVDLAHGELPFDYALDGHSFAPQIWGDTKFEGRSWIFTQMHLARWFRDHDWLLDGNGRFYRIGDARTEVEGYEDVTLSTDPEVIAARRRFETYSEKTPKPDLDDPEVYARWRDLLEDRVEYNKLGDFAPYRPPYLDNEMSPTGPDHLSP, encoded by the coding sequence ATGAATCACCCCGCTCCCCCCCTCTCTTTCTTACGTTACCTGTTGGTGACCGTGATGCTCGGAATTCCGCTGGCCGCTCAAGCCGGGACCTCGCCGAAAACGCTGTCGGCCCAGCCCAACATCGTGCTGATCATGGCCGATGATTTGTCGGCCAAGGAATTTCAGCTCTATGGCGGACCCATTCAAACGCCCAACCTGGAGCGACTCGCCCATGGAGGCATGTTCTATCAGGCGGCGTGGTCTACCCCCTTGTGCGGTCCCTCGCGCGCCATGCTCATGACCGGCCGCTATCCTTTTCGCACCGGCTTCTACCACAATCAGGTGAAGCCACCCGATGCCGACCTTTGGCACCACAACATCCTTCTGCCCCAATTGCTGGGGCGCGCCGGTTATCACACCGCTATGTTCGGCAAAAACCACTTCGGCGGAGACGCCCGCTCGGACTACGGATTCGATGAGTCGCTCACCGTGGAGGACTGGCCCGGCTACGATGGTCCTTCACAGGGCCTTCCGAACGCCTCGGACGCCGGCATGTATAGCGTCCAGTGGTATTGGCACCCCGCCCTCCTGCACAACGGCGAGGGCATCCCGACCGGTCCCAAAGACTTCGGTCCTGACATCGAGGTCGATCACATCGTGGAATTCATCGGGGCCAACAAACATCGCCCGTTCTTTGTCTACTACCCCACAAACTTACCGCATCAGAACTACGTGCCCAGTCGCGGTCGCTGGGCCTATACTGACGTGCCCGAACGCGATGCCGACGGCAAGTTGACCGGCCAACGGATCGAAGGCTCGCTGGAAAGCAATGCCGCCTACGTGGATCACCTCGTGGGACGGATCGTCGCCGCGGTTTCCGAGGCGGGTTTGGCCGAGCAGACCATCATCATGTTCGTCACAGACAACGGCACCGCCGGCTACGGCAAGAACCACCTCGAGACCGACAAGGCCGTTCACGTGCCCTTGATTGTCAACGCACCCGGCATGATCCCTCCGACCGGATACGTGGACACCTTGGTCGACTTCACCGACTTTCTTCCCACCTTAGTGGACCTCGCCCACGGGGAACTCCCCTTCGACTACGCGTTGGATGGCCACAGCTTTGCTCCTCAGATTTGGGGCGATACGAAGTTCGAGGGCCGCAGCTGGATCTTCACGCAAATGCACCTGGCGCGGTGGTTCCGCGATCACGACTGGTTGCTGGATGGTAACGGACGATTCTACCGCATCGGCGATGCCCGGACCGAAGTCGAGGGCTACGAGGATGTGACGCTTTCCACCGACCCCGAGGTCATCGCCGCGCGCCGGCGTTTCGAAACCTATTCGGAGAAAACTCCGAAGCCCGATCTGGACGACCCCGAGGTCTACGCGCGCTGGCGGGACCTCCTCGAGGATCGAGTGGAATACAACAAGCTCGGCGACTTCGCCCCCTACCGACCGCCCTACCTGGACAACGAGATGAGCCCGACCGGCCCGGATCACCTCAGCCCCTAG